In Sparus aurata chromosome 3, fSpaAur1.1, whole genome shotgun sequence, the following are encoded in one genomic region:
- the ciarta gene encoding circadian associated repressor of transcription a, translating to MMNALGSSSKWSSYDSLPSTSSFLLSESEQTEDEADVFSEGEGDSGITKPISSGNYLKFLSHRDPSHSRCRSKQADVCHEEPKHSHSAASLGAVAIGSSSATPGDLVFAQKCADLRRFIHPLLGLVHGLKTGRFEKGLSSFQQSVAIDRLQRILGIIQRPEMGEKYLQNLLQIEVMLKMWFPQKAFQSAETPRQTITPRQLPPHWHQNQLHMPVKKRKLSWSDPDDSGKVPNKHEEHQHGEGGKCQAATSLDSLSTCLPGLPKKLRAQVEDTVEPARGSCIVAVKFTDGAGSLSRLSYLCYKRESENRKQPETSPSSPAQDCSVSSTDTVTTIDSP from the exons ATG ATGAATGCATTGGGCAGTTCTTCCAAATGGTCATCTTACGACTCACTACCATCCACCTCAAGCTTTCTCCTCAGTGAGAGCGAGCAGACTGAGGATGAAGCAGATGTCTTCTCAGAGGGAGAAGGGGACAGTGGAATAACTAAGCCCATCTCATCCGGAAATTACCTCAAATTTCTGAGTCACAGAGATCCGTCACACTCGAGGTGTAGGAGCAAGCAGGCTGATGTCTGCCACGAGGAACCCAAGCATTCCCACTCAGCCGCTTCCCTTGGAGCTGTCGCGATAGGCTCATCTTCAGCAACACCAGGGGACTTGGTCTTCGCACAGAAA TGTGCAGATTTGCGCAGGTTTATCCATCCTTTACTTGGGCTTGTACATGGACTGAAGACTGGGAGATTTGAGAAAG GTTTATCCAGTTTCCAGCAAAGCGTTGCCATCGACAGATTGCAGAGGATTCTTGGAATAATTCAGAGGCCTGAAATGGG TGAGAAATACCTCCAAAACCTGCTGCAGATAGAGGTGATGCTCAAAATGTGGTTCCCTCAGAAGGCATTTCAATCTGCAGAAACACCAAGACAGACCATCACTCCCAGACAACTACCACCACACTGGCACCAAAATCAGCTCCACATGCCAGTTAAG AAGAGAAAGCTGAGCTGGTCTGACCCTGACGACTCTGGCAAAGTCCCAAACAAGCATGAGGAACATCAACATGGAGAAGGTGGGAAATGCCAGGCTGCAACCTCACTTGACAGCCTTTCCACATGTCTGCCTGGATTGCCTAAAAAACTGAGAGCTCAAGTGGAAGACACAGTTGAACCAGCTCGGGGCAGTTGCATAGTCGCTGTTAAGTTTACAGACGGCGCTGGCTCTTTAAGCAGGCTGTCATATTTGTGTTacaagagagaaagtgagaatcGGAAGCAACCTGAGACTTCTCCATCCTCCCCTGCACAAGACTGCTCAGTGTCCTCAACTGACACCGTTACTACAATTGACTCACCTTAG